The following are encoded together in the Triticum dicoccoides isolate Atlit2015 ecotype Zavitan chromosome 6B, WEW_v2.0, whole genome shotgun sequence genome:
- the LOC119326031 gene encoding E2F-associated phosphoprotein-like, translating to MEPEASKEAEKQPMDAEAGDPADPRDLVSSDDEIDYSVEPEFYDPAVDDVDERWAHKQRKGRTSDAVLSCPACFTTLCLDSQRHEKYVNQYRAMFVCNCKVKTDQILREGKGKRKNRKVTAVDSTTPEVENKGPVYHPVCCEICSTEVGVFDEDEIYHFFNVIPSNS from the exons ATGGAGCCCGAGGCCTCCAAGGAGGCGGAGAAGCAGCCGATGGATGCGGAGGCCGGAGATCCAGCAGATCCCCGCGACCTAG TGTCCAGCGACGATGAGATAGACTACTCCGTGGAGCCTGAGTTCTACGACCCCGCCGTAGACGATGTCGATGAGCGCTGGGCGCACAAGCAGAGGAAAGGACGGACCTCTGACGCCGTGCTCAGCTGCCCCGCGTGTTTCACTACCTTGTGCCTGGATTCCCAGAG GCACGAAAAGTATGTTAACCAGTACCGTGCAATGTTTGTGTGCAACTGCAAGGTCAAGACTGATCAGATTCTAcgggaggggaaaggaaaaaggaagaatcgGAAAGTAACGGCTGTTGATTCTACTACACCAGAAGTTGAAAACAAGGGGCCAGTTTATCACCCTGTTTGTTGTGAGATCTGCTCAACTGAGGTTGGAGTGTTTGATGAAGATGAAATTTACCACTTCTTTAATGTCATTCCTAGTAACTCATGA
- the LOC119321200 gene encoding MEIOTIC F-BOX protein MOF-like — translation MAPDRLSKLPDCLLQAILSSLGARQVLQTTALSRRWRHVWRGALCLSLDIDQREFEAASTDRDGKSSRSVELEEWARFDDFADSLLLLELDRRDGGDGLPLDLDSLRLHVVDHLQASRRRLPLHIKWLDWVHGCLDRYRPAALEIQSDYDIAVDLRLMGLRSDLSRLKTVRLTGVLHSGGLGDSVCPQLENVEFTSCAIGFGEVVTSHTLKKLVMDRCWRRADMKQRAPPLVDAPALTSLRLVLEFQGIWVFRTPSLVEASVRSTRRWVGRADEYQLLCNLYNVTRLELSGFLALEKIRMKRGHQDLPTFHNLTTLLLDECDLTGEVYNMLEFFLNNAPKLEELTLQNCKLPQDWTESKKMCLNLKFREINSHKEGDFQQVDH, via the exons ATGGCGCCGGACAGGCTGAGCAAATTGCCGGACTGCCTGCTCCAGGCCATCCTCTCCTCCTTGGGAGCCAGGCAGGTCTTGCAGACGACGGCTCTGTCGCGGCGGTGGCGCCACGTCTGGCGTGGTGCTCTGTGCCTGTCCCTCGACATCGACCAGCGGGAGTTCGAAGCAGCGTCGACCGACCGCGACGGCAAGAGCAGCAgatccgtggagctcgaggagtggGCAAGGTTCGACGACTTCGCGGACAGCCTCCTCCTGCTGGAGTTGGACCGccgcgacggcggcgacggcctGCCCCTGGACCTGGACTCGCTCCGCCTGCACGTCGTCGACCATCTGCAGGCCAGCCGGCGGAGGCTGCCGCTCCACATCAAGTGGCTGGACTGGGTTCACGGCTGCCTCGACCGCTACCGTCCCGCCGCGCTCGAGATCCAGAGCGATTACGACATAGCCGTCGACCTGCGTCTCATGGGCCTCCGCTCCGATCTAAGCCGCCTCAAGACGGTGCGCCTCACCGGGGTCCTACACAGCGGCGGCCTCGGCGACTCCGTGTGCCCTCAGCTGGAGAACGTCGAGTTCACCAGCTGCGCCATTGGTTTTGGGGAGGTGGTGACCAGTCACACGCTCAAGAAGCTGGTCATGGACCGTTGCTGGAGGAGAGCGGATATGAAGCAACGTGCTCCCCCGCTCGTCGACGCTCCCGCCCTTACTTCTCTACGTCTGGTCCTCGAGTTCCAGGGCATATGGGTGTTCCGGACGCCGTCGCTCGTCGAGGCATCGGTCCGTTCCACGAGACGGTGGGTCGGCAGGGCCGACGAATACCAGCTTCTCTGCAACCTCTATAACGTGACAAGATTAGAGCTCTCCGGCTTCCTGGCGCTAGAGAAG ATTAGGATGAAGCGAGGACATCAAGATTTGCCAACATTTCATAATCTGACTACATTGCTCTTGGACGAGTGCGACTTGACCGGTGAAGTTTACAACATGCTAGAGTTTTTTCTGAACAATGCTCCCAAACTGGAGGAACTTACTCTGCAGAATTGCAAG CTTCCGCAAGATTGGACCGAGTCGAAGAAGATGTGTCTGAACCTCAAGTTTAGGGAGATCAACTCTCATAAGGAGGGTGATTTTCAACAGGTGGATCATTGA
- the LOC119324145 gene encoding putative PAP-specific phosphatase, mitochondrial, with amino-acid sequence MPLLHLSLPPHRLLVVRQCRLIAPPLHPPSRLSVRAAAAAPVAHEVCALPFPPDRTSHHRELAAAVASVERACRLCVDVRASMLVGDEKILEKNDQTHVTIADFGVQALISFELQQLFPSIPLVAEEDSAFIRSSSATDSNSNTLVESISSFVSKEVSNNGPPLTHDDVLRAIDRGGKDVVSFDSNPATYWLLDPIDGTKGFLKGEDSLYVVGLALVVDGKLALGVMGCPNLTDTTVGDTEDESIAAYPGHGILMVSHVGCGTWSRPMSAEIGQLTTAADVWKRCYVDPCSVAHMARFCIVDSHTWDMMPLSAHFSSTMDESEPRDENKILLQNSCGGSLSKYLLVACGRMSVFILLARAEKLLKAWDHAVGVICVEEAGGQTCDWSGKPLDFGADLTGRRIIYPSGGVLATNGALHDKLVEMVSENYK; translated from the exons aTGCCGCTCCTCCACCTCTCGCTTCCGCCGCACCGCCTCCTCGTCGTCCGGCAGTGCAGGCTCATTGCCCCGCCGTTGCATCCTCCCTCCCGCCTCTCCGTAAG ggcggcggcggcggcaccggtCGCGCATGAGGTGTGCGCGCTGCCCTTCCCGCCGGACCGCACTTCCCACCACCGCGAGCTCGCCGCGGCCGTCGCCTCCGTCGAGCGCGCCTGCCGCCTCTGCGTGGAT GTGAGGGCATCAATGCTTGTAGGTGACGAGAAGATTCTTGAAAAGAACGATCAAACTCATGTGACAATTGCAGATTTTGGAGTTCAGGCCCTTATCAGCTTTG AGCTACAACAATTGTTTCCATCGATACCTCTGGTGGCAGAAGAGGACTCAGCATTTATACGGTCGTCTAGTGCTACTGATAGTAATAGTAATACACTTGTTGAATCCATTTCAAGTTttgtctcaaaagaagtgagtaacAACGGTCCTCCTTTAACTCATGATGATGTGTTGAGAGCTATTGACAGAGGAGGCAAGGATGTTGTCTCCTTTGATTCAAATCCTGCTACTTATTGG CTACTTGACCCAATTGATGGTACCAAGGGTTTCCTGAAAGGAGAGGATTCTTTGTATGTG GTGGGTTTGGCTCTTGTGGTGGATGGAAAATTAGCACTAGGAGTCATGGGATGCCCAAATTTGACCGATACTACCGTAGGCGACACGGAAGATGAAAGTATTGCAGCTTATCCTGGCCATGGCATCCTTATGGTGTCTCATGTAGGTTGTGGTACTTGGTCTAGGCCCATGTCTGCTGAGATTGGCCAATTGACAACAGCAGCGGATGTGTGGAAGAGATGCTATGTTGATCCCTGTTCAGTTGCACACATGGCACGCTTCTGCATTGTTGATAGCCATACTTGGGATATGATGCCATTATCTGCCCACTTCAGCTCGACAATGGATGAATCTGAGCCGAGAGATGAGAACAAAATTCTTCTCCAAAATTCTTGCGGTGGAAG CTTGTCCAAGTATCTCTTGGTAGCTTGTGGGAGAATGTCAGTTTTTATCCTCCTAGCACGGGCGGAAAAACTACTCAAG GCTTGGGATCATGCTGTTGGGGTAATTTGTGTTGAGGAAGCTGGAGGTCAG ACATGTGATTGGAGCGGGAAACCATTGGATTTTGGAGCTGACCTAACCGGGCGTAGAATCATCTATCCTTCGGGTGGTGTTCTGGCGACAAACGGTGCTCTTCATGACAAGCTTGTGGAAATGGTCTCAGAAAATTACAAATAG